The Streptomyces sp. NBC_01276 genome contains the following window.
GCGGCTGGAGGTGGCGGTGCTGGACCGTACGCGGTCGCAGCAGCGCAAGTTCAAGCGGATCCGCGGCCGGCAGCTGTCGCGGCTGCTGGAGGCGGACGTTCCGGCGGCCGCCCAGGCGGATGCCGTGTCGAACGACGAGGCGCCGGAGGACGACGCCGAGTAGGGCGTGCGTGCGCGTGGGGCCCCGGTCCGCCGTTTCCGGCGGGCCGGGGCCCCTGTGCGTTCAGGGGGTGGGGGCGGGGCCCGAGGAGTCGCGGACGACGAGTTCGACGGGGATGTCGGGGGCGGTCCAGGGGGTGCCTTCGAGGACGGCGAGGAGGGCGGTCATGCCCTGTTCGCCGACGAGCTCGGCCGGGAGGCGGACGGTGGTGAGCTCGGGTTCGACGGCGGTGGCGAGGCCGAGGTCGTCGAAGCCGGTGACGGAGAGGTCCTCGGGGACGCGCAGGCCGAGGCGGCGGGCGGCCTTGCAGGCGCCGGCGGCCAGGATGTCGTCGTCGCAGACGATGGCGGTGGGCCGGTCGTGGGGGCCGGCGAGGGCCGCCTCCATGGCCGTGCGGGCGGCGTCGACGGTGAGCGCGGCCCGTACGGTGCGCAGCTCGGTGGTGGGGCCGAGGCGGGCGGCGAGGGCGCGGGCGCGGACGTCGAAGGTCCAGGTCTCGATGTCGGCGGCGAGGTGGAGGAAGCGGCGGTGGCCGTGGCCGAGGAGGTGGGTGGTGACCTGGTGGACGCCGTCGGTCATGGCGAGGTTGACGTGGGCGGCGGCGGTTCCGGCGGTGGGGTCGCTGTCGAGCATGACGAGGGGGAGGCCGTCGCCGCCGATGGCGGTGAGGGCGTCGGCGGCCATGGAGGAGGCGATGACCCCGTCGAGGGCGGCGCGGGCGGAGGCGAAGGGGTCGCGGGCGGGGCCGGTGCCGTCGGGGGAGGGGTAGAGGACGACGCCGAAGCCGTGGTCGGCGGCGACGCGGGCGGCGCCGGTGTAGACGCGGGCGAAGAACTCGTTGGTGAGGGCGGGGACGACGAGGAGGGCGGTGCGGGTGCTGCCGAGGCGGAGGTTGCGGGCGGCGAGGTTGGGGCGGTAGCCGAGTGCGGTGGCGGCTTCGCGGACGAGGGTGGCGGTGCGTTCGGAGACGCGGCCGCGCCATTTGTCGCCGAGGACGAGGGAGACGGTGGCCTGGGAGACCCCGGCGGCGGTGGCCACGTCGCGGCTGGTGGGTCTCGTCACACGGTGCTCCTGAAGTGCGAGGTGGGAGGGGGTGGGGGTGGTTCGGCGGGTGGACCTGTGGACTGCCGCCATGGTACGTATGACGGGTCAAGTTATACGTATTACTCCGGCAGGGTCCGGGCAGAAGGGGGCGGACATGGCCGCGGGATACGCGGAGCTGCTCAGGACCCGGCACGCGGCGAGGCTGCTGGCGGGCACGCTGTTGGGCCGGCTGCCGAACGGCACCGGGCCGATCGCGATCGTGCTCTTCACCCGGGCCGAGGGGGGCAGCTACAGCCTGGCGGGCGCGCTCGCGGCGGCGTACGGGCTGGCCAACGCGGTGGGTCAGCCGCTGCTGGGGCGGGCGGTGGACCTGTTCGGGCAGCCGCGCGTGCAGCTGCCGGCGGCCGTGGTCTCGGCGCTGGGCATGGTGTGGCTGGCCCTGGCGGGTACGGGTTCGGCGGCCGCGGCCTACGCGGCGGTGGTGATCGCGGGCCTGTTCACGCCGCCGCTGGAGGGCGGTCTGCGGGCGCTGTGGCCCAAGGTGCTGGGTGGCAAGGAGGAGCGGGTGCACGCCGCGTACGCCGTGGACGCGGTGGCCCAGGAGGTCATGTACACGGTCGGGCCGCTGCTGGTGACCCTGTTCGTGGCGCTGTGGTCGCCCGCGGTGGCGCTGCTGGCGCTGAACGGGCTGGGGGTGCTGGGCGCGCTGTCGGTGGTGGTGTCGGAGCCCTCGCGCACGTGGCGTTCCGAGCCGCGCGAGGCGCACTGGCTGGGGGCGCTGCGTTCGCGCGGGCTGCTGGCGCTGCTGGGGGCGTTCTTCTTCGTGGGGATGGCGCTGGGGGCGATCACGGTGGCCGCGGTGTCGTACGCGGACGGTCACGGCGGTCAGGCGGTGTACGGCTGGCTGCTGGCGGCCCTGGGGCTGGGTGCGCTGGTCGGCGGCGTGTTCTACGGGGCGCGGCAGTGGGCGGGTGCGCCGGAGCGGCGGCTGCGGCTGCTGGTGGCGTTGCTGGCGGTGTGTTACCTGCCGTTGATGGTGCCGGTGGGTGCGGTGGCGATGGTGGGGCTGTCGGCACTGGCGGGGGTGTTCCTGGCCCCGTCGCTGGCGTGTGCGTTCGTGGTGGTGGACCGGCACGCCCCGGCGGGCACCCTGACGGAGGCGTTCTCCTGGCTGGTGACGTTCTTCGGGGTGGGCGCCGCCATCGGTACGGCGGCGGCCGGTCCCGCGGTGGAGGCGGGCGGCACGGTGGCGGGCTACGCGGTGGCCTGCGGGGCCGGTGTCGCGGCGCTGCTGGTGCTGACGGTGACTCAGCGCGCCCTGTCCGGCGGGGGTCGCAGCCGCGCCGTGGCGGGGTCCTCGACGGGGCCGGTGGAGGGTGCCGCGGGGGCCGTCG
Protein-coding sequences here:
- a CDS encoding LacI family DNA-binding transcriptional regulator, coding for MTRPTSRDVATAAGVSQATVSLVLGDKWRGRVSERTATLVREAATALGYRPNLAARNLRLGSTRTALLVVPALTNEFFARVYTGAARVAADHGFGVVLYPSPDGTGPARDPFASARAALDGVIASSMAADALTAIGGDGLPLVMLDSDPTAGTAAAHVNLAMTDGVHQVTTHLLGHGHRRFLHLAADIETWTFDVRARALAARLGPTTELRTVRAALTVDAARTAMEAALAGPHDRPTAIVCDDDILAAGACKAARRLGLRVPEDLSVTGFDDLGLATAVEPELTTVRLPAELVGEQGMTALLAVLEGTPWTAPDIPVELVVRDSSGPAPTP
- a CDS encoding MFS transporter translates to MAAGYAELLRTRHAARLLAGTLLGRLPNGTGPIAIVLFTRAEGGSYSLAGALAAAYGLANAVGQPLLGRAVDLFGQPRVQLPAAVVSALGMVWLALAGTGSAAAAYAAVVIAGLFTPPLEGGLRALWPKVLGGKEERVHAAYAVDAVAQEVMYTVGPLLVTLFVALWSPAVALLALNGLGVLGALSVVVSEPSRTWRSEPREAHWLGALRSRGLLALLGAFFFVGMALGAITVAAVSYADGHGGQAVYGWLLAALGLGALVGGVFYGARQWAGAPERRLRLLVALLAVCYLPLMVPVGAVAMVGLSALAGVFLAPSLACAFVVVDRHAPAGTLTEAFSWLVTFFGVGAAIGTAAAGPAVEAGGTVAGYAVACGAGVAALLVLTVTQRALSGGGRSRAVAGSSTGPVEGAAGAVVEPMVKN